CGCCAAATCCCTGGGAACCATCCAACATAAAGTGAAGATAATATGGCGAAAGTGGCTCAGTCGATGTTCGCAGAAGAGCTACATCACATGGGAGAAATTCAACCTGTTCCTGAAACGTTTCCCCTTGGCACCGCCAAGAATCCATCATCAGTATTACCGAGGTTATCAGCCAGTGAACCAATAATTATGAGGAACCGGATGCGTTAGTTGCGCACGTCCGGCTCTATGAGGGTTGAGGTCGGTAACGGCCTCTTCTACTCGGAGACTATTCCTTAATAGCCAGGGCCTTGTTCCATACGAACCGCACAGCATCAAACTGACGGTCGAGAAATTCCGCCTGCTCTGATGTTGGATAGATTCGTACTTTGGTGGCTCTCAGCATGGAACGTTATTTCAGTGCTCATTAATATAAAGTTTATATTATAGGTATTTGAAAGAGGTTTTCAAGTGAGCGCACACAATAAAGATTTGCTTAAAGGGTATCTTCGCAAACGACATAGCGTTACCAAGCTGGTTGTTCATTTGGTGTTCACGACAAAGTACAGGCGAAAGCTTTTTGATGGCTATATGATCAAGCAGTTACGGGAGTCGTTCGAGAGTGCATGTGAAAAACTGGAATGCCAGTTACTTGAAATGGATGGCGAAAAAGATCACGTGCACCTGTTGGTGGCCTAACCACCAAAACTGGCTATCAGTGTCATGGTAAATAATCTCAAATCAACATCATCAAGACGGTTGCGAATGCTGAATACCCACCTTAGGGGTGCAGCATTCAATAACTTACCGGGCTGTTGGCTTTTGGCTATTAGCTGCTCGTACAGCCAACCGCCAACCGCCAATAGCCAACAGCCAACAGCCAAAAGCCAAAAGCCAAAAGCGGTATATTATGTTCTGCTGCTTCCCTTACTGCTCAGAGCAAAGCAGGCTTAATGCGGTCAAGGTCTTACTTTGCTTGCAGTGCTGGCGGTGCAACTATCGAGACTCTGAAGGACTACGTTAATAGCCAGAGTACACCAGATTGATGGCGGAAGGCTCTGCGCCTTCCCGTCTTATATCCCCGCCCGCATTGGGCGAGGGTTTACGACGATTTTGCTAAAAACTGGTTAAACAGAAAATTTTTTCTATTCTGTTCGCTGAGCTAATTCTAAAGCGAACAGAATAATGAGTAACTTCTGTAGCTGGAGGGCGCTGCTAGCTTTTTTAGCCGCCGCCTACCTGCTACCCAACTTTATAGTGGCCGAGGCCGTGGCTGAGTCTCCAGACCTGGTTATCAGCCTGGTTCGTCATGGTGATCGCTCCCCCAGGGTTCCTTTAAATGAAAAACTCTGGCCGATGGGCAACGCTGAGCTCACGGCAAAGGGGGCTCGGCAGTGTTATGAGCTGGGGAAAAAACTCAGGCAGCGCTACTTCACTGATGACTTCCCCGAAACCTGGCACAGTGGTTATAGCCGACATATTGCTAAAAGCCTGAACCGTACCATCCAGTCTGCCAATGCCGTTCTTCAGGGCTTTTACCCCGCAGGAGTCTCTGAAACCGGCCTGCCGAATCAAACGCAGATTCCTCCTTTGTTTGCCTATCCTCCGGAATCGGACTTTCTGTTCAGTACTCATCATATCTGCCCGGGGTTTGTGAAACGTATGGAAGCTCTGGAAACCAGCACCACATGGCAACAGAAAAAAGCGAGCTATGGCGACCGCTTCGCGTACTGGGCCAAAGTGGCTAACCGACCAAAACAGATTTTTTCTCTGATCCCCCTGATGGATGCGGTTTTTGTCCGCAAGCTTTATAACATCCCGTTGCCTGACAATCTGACGCCTGAAGATCAGGAGCAACTGACCGATTTGCTGGACTGGTTTTTCACTGAACTGGTTAAAGATCAGGAAATGCTCCAGCTTCTGAGTGCGAACTTTATTCAGGAGCTGATCAACACACTGGAAAGCTATCAAACCCGGAGTCAAACCCGGAGTCAAACCCGGAGTCAAACCCGGAATCAGGCCCGGATACAAAATCGCAAGCCAGCCCGCCATCAAACCTGCAAGGGTAATGACTGCGAACGCTTTGTTCTCTATGTGGCCAGTGACCTTAACCTGCTGACATTTCTGGCCATTATGGGCACCCCACGCTCTCAGAATGTCGGCTATGGATCTCACCTTGATCTTCTTGTGAGCAGTAGTGAGGGAAGAAAGCCCGGCGTTAAATGGTTCTTTGATGATAAACCGCTGGCATTGCCAGCCTGTCAGGCGGATTGTTCGCTTGAGCAACTGATATCCCTGCTCAGGCAGAAGCTGCCGGAAAGTTGGCAGGCGTTATGCGAATTTGGTTCTGGCGTCCAGCTTAAGGACAGCCGTTTCCAGTACTAAATAGTGAGACGACAAAAGAAAATGACTGAATTTGTGAACTATATTTACTCGGCTCCGTCCAATGATGGAGAACAAATACTAAATTGAGCCCATATCATTGGTTCCCGGGTGGTTTATATGGTTTTCATATCGACGTCAGGCAATGGTTTTTAGGGTTCAGTCCCCGTAAGGAGAATTGAATGCGTAAAGTTGTTTCGGTAGGTTTTCTGCCCGCAGTGGCTGTATTAGCCATTCTGCAGGGATGCAGCAAGCCCAAAGAATGTCCCAAAGTGGTGGCGCCTGCGGTCGATGATGATCACCGTCCTGCAGCCATTGAAGAATCTTACGACTGTTCCATCGCCGACAGCAGTGACCCAATGAAGCAGACCTGGTGCGAAGCCAAAAGCCTGTTTAATGCCAGCACAGTCGCCGATGACCCTGAAGCCTTTGGTCCTTTCCTGAAAGGTTTCCGCCAGGGTATCAACGATGGCAGGCGTGCTGAAGTCAGCAGTGTTTCCAGGGAAGCGTTGGAAGGGCAGAAGGAAAAGCCTTTCGAGGCAGGCTACCGTGCAGGCTATAACGGTATGGTTATGAAGCTGGGCATTGTTGAATATGACTGCCGGGATGGCGAGCAGGCCAGTGAATACAAGGATCGCTGGTGTGAAGCTGAAGATGCCTATCGGGTGGCCGGAGCAGGCAGCAGTGATAACCCATTCGTGAAAAATCGCTTTATTGATGGCTATATGGCGGGTGGGCGTGTAGCGCTGACGGTACCGACCTCTATGGAGTCATTCTTCAGTGGTGAGAATCCGGAAGGCAAACAGTCCGCCATTTTCAAGCCTGAGGAGAGTGAAGGCCTTCAGGGAACCACTCTGGCGTTCTACAGCGGCTTTGATGAAGGTTACAAGGCAATGATCGCCAGTATCCGCGAATCCATTAACCAGGTAATGGAGCAGATGCAGATTCCAAACGATATGCAAATGCCCGAAGGCCTGATGCCTCCTCTACCGGATCAGGGGCAGTAAAATCTGGCTTGACAGAAGAAAGCCCGGATACTGGCTTTCTTCTTCTAATGATTTAATAAAAAGGAATGTTAAACATGCGTAAAAGGATTCACCTGAAATTTGTTGTATTATTATTTGCTGTTTTGAACGTTTGCTCATCAAAAGCAGAAGTTATGGCTGTTTTTCATGAAAGCTATCGTCATGACCCGGCTATTGAAGTTGCAATAGATAATTATATTAAAAGTGCTGAAGCTAAAGGACATAAAATAATAAAAGTATTCGTACCTACGCAGACAATCACTGAACTAACAGATAGCATTTATATTAATTTGGTTAGTCAGGATGTGGCTTTAAAAGATATTTCAGGTATTAATTTTTATGGTCCTTTATTGTCTGAAAAAGTAACTTTTAATTCGACAGAACTTTCTGGTTACAGTCTGTTCAGACTTCAAAATATTATTTATGAACCTCAGGCATCTGATGATGCGCTTTTAGTTAAAAGTGATCATATGTTTGATATAGTGAGATGGGTCTCTCATCAGTCTTTTAAGTCTAATAAAGAGTTAATTAATCATTTAAACAAATCATCGAAAAATATAGCACCTGATAACTCTGTGAATCTTGGAATTCAGCACCTGAAGGACTTAGAAGAAAATATTTATAAATGTATACCGTATTTCTATGAAACGAATAAACAACAGCGAGATGATATCGGTCTTCTCTATAAAGGATTATCATTGCTTCTCTTTTACGCAGCTCTCTCATTACCACAGCATGTAGAGCCCAATCTTTCCGGCTTCACCAAAACAGCGAAGGACATAGCAAGGTTGGGTAGTTTGGGGGCGATGATTTACTACTTTCCAAGCTTTCTGCTTACCAAGGCAGTCAGGTTGTTGAAAGGAGACGAGATAAATGCTAAAGAGTTTTGCCAAAAATTCATTATCCCTGTAATGAACAATGACGGGTTGTTAAAAACTTTCCAAAAGAACGATCAGTTTTAACAATCGTTTCCAGAATGTTAACCGGGATCGCATTGCCTGAGCCATAAGACAGCAGTGTGATTCAGGCTTCTTCAAAACGGTGCATGCAACACTAACTTTGCACAAGCGGAAGGTAAACTGCTAAATTCTAGTGTGTAAAAGAATCATTCATGGAATGGAGGCAGCATGCACACGGCAGTGTTTTCAATCAGCCTGAACTCTGAGCAGGTTCTGCTCTATTACAAAGGCAAAAAACACCGGGTTCAGGTGCGAACCCGAGAAGGCTTCACCATGAGCCTGCCTTATGACATTCTGCTCCAGCATGTCACCCGTGAAGGCATTCACGGAACCTTTGAAATATCCTATAGCGATGACGGTAAGCTGGGTGATTTACGGCGGCTGAGTTAATTCAAACGTTTGCTAATTTAATACAGGCAGATAAAAAGAGGGGCATTGTCAGAAACAATGCCCCTCTTTTTTGCATCAAACAGCGTCAAGCCGCATATATTACGCAGCGCTGACGATCAGCGTGTACTTTTCCATCAACTCTTCTTTGGATTCCTGGTGCTCAGGGTCCAGTTCAATGCAGTCGACAGGGCAGACATTCTGACACTGAGGCTCATCGTAATGACCCACACACTCTGTACACAGAGTCGGGTCAATTTCATAGATTTCATCTCCGGGGGAGATGGCGCTGTTAGGACACTCAGGTTCGCAGACGTCGCAGTTAATGCAATCGTCAACAATAACTAAAGCCATGGGGGTTTTCTCCGAAAAGCCTGTTTTGACCCGTTCAGTCGTTCTGACCAAATTTTTCAGCCAGGGCCTTGCCAACACAGGGGTCAACAAATTTTGTTATATCCCCACCCAAAGAAGCGATTTCACGCACCAGGGTTGAGGAAATATACGAATACTGCTCCGCAGGCGTCAAAAACAGGCTGTCTACAGAGGGCGCCAGAACACGGTTCATGTTCGCCATCTGAAATTCATACTCAAAATCAGAAACCGCACGCAAGCCGCGCAGAATCACGGTTGCCTGCTGTTCTTCCAGAAATTTTGCCAACAGGGTACTGAAGCCGGTGACCTTGACATTATCAAGGTGAGCAATGCACTCCTCGGCCAGCCGAACCCGCTCACTCAGTTTAAATAATGGTTTTTTCCTGGGGCTGTCAGCCACCGCGATAACAACTTCGTCGAAGATGCGAGCGGCGCGCTCGACCAGATCCATATGGCCTTTAGTGATCGGGTCGAAAGTGCCAGGATAGATAACTTTGCTCATCGAAAGTACTTTTCCTGCTGTATCCTCCTGAATGGAGGTTGTGTTAGCAAATCAGGGCGCAATCGTAACGAAATCAGCCTTCAGGCTCAAACTTATACGGTGTTTTCTCCCGTCATCGTGATGACAGGAACTTCAGTATGGCCTGTTTGAACCGACTGTTGTGAGGCGGAAACACCAGCCTGGCCGAGTTAAAGCGCCCCTTGGACAAGACCGATTTGGCTTTGCTGAAGGTCAGGAACCCTTCATGTCCGTGGTAGTGACCCATGCCTGAAGGTCCAATACCCCCAAATGGCATATCGTCGATGGCAACATGCATCAGGGTTTCGTTAATGCAAACACCACCTGAATGGGTTTTCTGCTGTATCTGGTTCTGGCGTTGTTTATCGGACCCGAAATAATAGAGTGCCAGAGGGCGGGGGCGCGCCCGAACAAAATCAATGGCTTCTTCCAGGTTATCAATGGCAATGATCGGCAGTAGTGGGCCAAAAATTTCCTGTTGCATCACTTCCATATCGTCTGTGGCATTCAGGATCAGATGGGGGGGCATACGACGAGAACCGTCAGTAATGGTTTCATCATCCAGGGTGACAATGGTTGCGCCTTTGTTTCTGGCATCCTGAATTAACGACAAAAGTCGTTGGTACTGGCGATGATTAATAATGGCCGAATAGTCACTGTTGCCACTGACGGTTGGGTACATGGAGCGGAACGCCTTAAGGTAGGCGTCGATAAACGTTTGCTGTCGTGACTTGTCGATAAGAATGTAATCCGGCGCCACACAGGTTTGACCGGCATTCAGGGATTTTCCGTAGCAGATGCGTTCGACCGCTTCCTGCAATGGAAAATCAGTGTCTATGATCACCGGTGATTTACCGCCCAGCTCCAGAGTGACGGGTGTCAGGTTATCCGCAGCGGCGCGCATCACATGCTTACCCACCGATGTTGAACCGGTAAACAGCAGGTGGTCGAAAGGCAGGCTGGAAAAAGCAGCGGCCACGTCAGCCTCGCCATTGACCACGGTAATAAGATCGTCCGGAAAGGTTCTGGCAATAATGTCAGCCATCAGCTTTGAGGTTTCCGGGGTAAACTCAGACAGTTTCAGCATGCAACGATTTCCAGCTGCCAGGGCAGTCACTAAGGGGCCCATAGCCAGAAACAGAGGGTAGTTCCAGGGAACAATAATGCCCACCACGCCCACTGGCTGATAAACCACTTTGGCTGAGGCGGGTTGCAGGTGCAGCGGTACACGACGACGGCTGGCTTTCATCCACTTTTTCAGATGTTTACTGGCGTAGGCGATATCACTCAGGGAAGACATAAATTCCGCCAGCAGGGTTTCGTGGCGGGAGCGTCCGCCAAAGTCACTGTCAATGGCTTGAATCAGGTCTTCCTGGTGGCTGAGCAAAGCCTGTTTGAGCTGCTGTAGCCATTCGCGCCGTTCAGAGGCACTTGGGCAAGGGTTTTTGAGGAAGGCTTCCCGTTGTTGGTTCAACTGTTCTGTCGGCGTCTTTTCCATCTTGATGGCAGGTATTTCTGTTACGCTGGTGGTTTTATTATTAGTTTCCAGAACGAGCTCACTCATGGTTTGCTTTCCTCCAATGTTAGGGAGTCAGTGTGCCAGAGATTGAACTGAAAGCTCAATGGCTTTATGGGGGGTATCTATAATCCCGTTTCTCGGTTTTCGTTAAGATATTCACTTGCAGTTCTGATAATCTCAAAGTCTTGCTTTTGACTCATTTCTTCAGGGTGTAGTAACACTTCTGCTAATTGTTTTTTCAATACGTCCAGTTGTGTATTGAGCAGTTCTTCATGCGACAGGGGCGTGTTATCGTGACGCTCACTGACTCGTCGAGAGAAGTAGAATCGCTGGTATGCCTCGAAAGTAAGAGGTTCTTTCCAGCGCAGGGCATAAATACAATACGCTGCCACACAGGGCAGTTTTCTGTCATCTTTCAAGAGCGTGGAAAGTGCAGGCCAATGTTTTAGAGTTTTTCTCAATTCAGCATAAGCAAGTTCTTTTCGAAGATTGTGTATATTCTTTGAACTACAGGTTGATTCTTTTGATTCAAAAATTAATGGCTCAGGGCGAAGTGGTGTTGATGCCGGAATTGGTTCTGCAGTGAACTCTTTTTCGGTGGCTTTATGTGCAAATTCAGGTAGATGGCTATCAGTCTTATGTTTTTCAAGGAAATCACACGCAGCCAACATGGTATTTTCCATGTCGGGATTTTTGTATTGATTCAATGAGGAAATATTTAAATGTTCCTGTAACTCTGTTAGAAGTTCTCTTTTCTTGTTCTCATTAAGATGGTAAGTTTCTTTTTTGGAATTTCCACCCTCGAATAGGACATTTTTGAAGTCATTTTCTGTGTACGTTTTTTTAAGTAATTCTTTATTCGCCTTAAGTTTGAGGATACATTCCTTAGCAACGTAAATTAGTTTCAAGTTGGATTTTTTATCAATTCTGATATTGTATTTATCCTGTAGAATTGTTTCCAGTTTTAATGATATTTTTGCTCTATATTCATACCTTTCTTTTTCCCAACTTTTTGGAGTATCGAGTTTTTCTTTATCTGTACTTTGTGTGCGAGTAACTGTTTGGCTGCTAGTATGAAATTCTTCAAGAAAGTCACACGCAGCCAGTATGGTTTTTTCCTCGTCGGGATTACCTGCTTTATTCACTAATTTTTTATTTAATAGTGTCTGTAAATTGATTAGATTATCTTTTATGTTACTTCTTTTTTTTTGATTAAGGTCTTTAGTGGTTTCTTCTGTTTTTTCAGACCTGCTGCTACTTTGATTAAGCTCGTTCAACTCATTGTATGTATAGTTTTTTGGAGTTAACTTTCCATGCAGTTTGAGTTGTTCGATACTTTTGTTAGCTACACAGATCAGGTTGTTATAACTTCTGTTTAGAATGGTAATTCCGTATTTTATTCGTAAATTTTCTTCCAGGCTGGAAAAAGCTTCTTTTATTTTTTCTTTTTTATTTTTACGGCTCTTGCTTTTGACAGAAGTTTTTTTAATTTTTTCTTTTGAAGAGATACCTGCAACTGCGGCCAGTAATTTTATATTTTTATTTATTGTACTACTTTCACTTTCTGTTAAGGGAGTGCTTATTAATGATTTTGCTTTATAATATAAGGCTTTGGCATAATTCTTGTTTCTTTCGTCATAGTTAATTCTATGAATCTGTAGACCTATCTTTTTCTTTAAGCTTAATAGTTGACTGCCTACCTTTTCATCTACAGTAATTAGTTTTTTTAGGTTTTGTTTGTTTTGTATTAGTTCACTTAGAATCTCTATGTTCTTTTTTTTGTTGGAAGTTGTTTCGAAATCACTAAGGAATTCAGCTAGTTCGTCAAGACTATTTTTACATGTTATTAATATTTCATCTTCACCTTTATTTTTAATTTTATATAATGTTTCTTTATATTGAGTCAGTTTGTCTGTTCCTGCTGTTGCTGTTGCTGTTTGCTTTAAACTCTCGGTATCAACCCCTCTTGATTGAAGCCACTTTTCAATGTCTTTTACTGATTTCGATTTCTCACTTTGGAGAGTTTTAACCCTTGAAGTATGTCTGGCAGTAGAATCGGCTTTTAGCTTTTCTTTTGCACTGAGCGTCTTGGTGTCGCACTTATCTTTTTCAGATGATTTCGCGTTTTCCAAAGATTGAACTTTTCTTTTCTTGACGGGTGGATTTTCCGGATTTATCGGGTCATTCCCGATAGATAACAGGTTCTTTCGCTTAGGAGATTTATGTGTTTGACGTACTCCATGAGTACAGGTTGATGATGCGGGCTCAGAATAAGTAGCGCTGGTTGAAGCCCCGCTATCGTAAGTAGTTATGCTATCCATAGCGTTGATTAATCCTCAATACAGCCAAAAAAAGACAATTCGGTTCACAGTTAGATAGCAGATAAGCAGGAAAGTTCCGGTAAGGGGCGCAGCATTCAATAACTTACCGGGCTGTTGGCTTTTGGCTA
Above is a genomic segment from Endozoicomonas euniceicola containing:
- the coaD gene encoding pantetheine-phosphate adenylyltransferase, giving the protein MSKVIYPGTFDPITKGHMDLVERAARIFDEVVIAVADSPRKKPLFKLSERVRLAEECIAHLDNVKVTGFSTLLAKFLEEQQATVILRGLRAVSDFEYEFQMANMNRVLAPSVDSLFLTPAEQYSYISSTLVREIASLGGDITKFVDPCVGKALAEKFGQND
- a CDS encoding coniferyl aldehyde dehydrogenase — its product is MSELVLETNNKTTSVTEIPAIKMEKTPTEQLNQQREAFLKNPCPSASERREWLQQLKQALLSHQEDLIQAIDSDFGGRSRHETLLAEFMSSLSDIAYASKHLKKWMKASRRRVPLHLQPASAKVVYQPVGVVGIIVPWNYPLFLAMGPLVTALAAGNRCMLKLSEFTPETSKLMADIIARTFPDDLITVVNGEADVAAAFSSLPFDHLLFTGSTSVGKHVMRAAADNLTPVTLELGGKSPVIIDTDFPLQEAVERICYGKSLNAGQTCVAPDYILIDKSRQQTFIDAYLKAFRSMYPTVSGNSDYSAIINHRQYQRLLSLIQDARNKGATIVTLDDETITDGSRRMPPHLILNATDDMEVMQQEIFGPLLPIIAIDNLEEAIDFVRARPRPLALYYFGSDKQRQNQIQQKTHSGGVCINETLMHVAIDDMPFGGIGPSGMGHYHGHEGFLTFSKAKSVLSKGRFNSARLVFPPHNSRFKQAILKFLSSR
- a CDS encoding histidine phosphatase family protein; this encodes MSNFCSWRALLAFLAAAYLLPNFIVAEAVAESPDLVISLVRHGDRSPRVPLNEKLWPMGNAELTAKGARQCYELGKKLRQRYFTDDFPETWHSGYSRHIAKSLNRTIQSANAVLQGFYPAGVSETGLPNQTQIPPLFAYPPESDFLFSTHHICPGFVKRMEALETSTTWQQKKASYGDRFAYWAKVANRPKQIFSLIPLMDAVFVRKLYNIPLPDNLTPEDQEQLTDLLDWFFTELVKDQEMLQLLSANFIQELINTLESYQTRSQTRSQTRSQTRNQARIQNRKPARHQTCKGNDCERFVLYVASDLNLLTFLAIMGTPRSQNVGYGSHLDLLVSSSEGRKPGVKWFFDDKPLALPACQADCSLEQLISLLRQKLPESWQALCEFGSGVQLKDSRFQY
- a CDS encoding YfhL family 4Fe-4S dicluster ferredoxin yields the protein MALVIVDDCINCDVCEPECPNSAISPGDEIYEIDPTLCTECVGHYDEPQCQNVCPVDCIELDPEHQESKEELMEKYTLIVSAA
- a CDS encoding DUF2835 family protein, with translation MHTAVFSISLNSEQVLLYYKGKKHRVQVRTREGFTMSLPYDILLQHVTREGIHGTFEISYSDDGKLGDLRRLS
- a CDS encoding helix-turn-helix domain-containing protein, encoding MLRATKVRIYPTSEQAEFLDRQFDAVRFVWNKALAIKE